The sequence GGCGCTCGTGATGCGGTTGGCTTTGGCGAGCACCGAAGCCTTACGCGGAGAGTTCGGTGCGGCCCTTGCGGCGACGTGCCGAGAGGATCGCGCGACCCGCACGCGTGCGCATGCGCAGGCGGAAGCCGTGCTTCTTGGCCCGGCGACGGTTGTTGGGCTGGAACGTACGCTTGCTCATTCTTCTTCTCCGGCGGTTCGAGATCCCTCA is a genomic window of Agromyces protaetiae containing:
- the rpmH gene encoding 50S ribosomal protein L34, giving the protein MSKRTFQPNNRRRAKKHGFRLRMRTRAGRAILSARRRKGRTELSA